Proteins encoded in a region of the Candidatus Acetothermia bacterium genome:
- a CDS encoding ABC transporter permease, which translates to MTAVLRLAWAHLITALRERETLFWFVVFPLLLLALLTLIFGRIGREGEMSFKVALVNLDRGELAQVVEEAFLALGIAPKEGKEPLFAIRRPAADEDVAGFLAREKEAVRLGDRTALIVIPSGFSERVLDGFAARRPPAAGPSGLIQVYMSEGNAASGFAEALVEQVLASLDRELLARAGLYRAEDAVPSEIAWVGTSRRQIAYVDFLLPGVILMAFFIGGLFSVPGTILYARDQRILRRYWVTPLTVPQYLMGFGLGYMGMCLLQFVSLALVGRFGLGASIEFARPMAILYLVLSAATFFSFGFLVASLAKTANAGMAIANILNMPMMFLSGLFFPVADLPVFLKPFLHANPLAYLAEGLRASLGVAQGILPVPLTIVVPLGWIALATGVAARRLRWDVGR; encoded by the coding sequence GTGACCGCGGTCCTCCGCCTGGCCTGGGCCCACCTGATCACCGCGTTGCGGGAGCGGGAGACCCTGTTTTGGTTCGTGGTGTTCCCGCTCCTGCTTCTGGCCCTCCTGACCCTGATCTTCGGGCGGATCGGTCGAGAGGGGGAGATGAGCTTCAAGGTGGCCCTGGTGAACCTCGATCGCGGCGAGCTCGCCCAGGTTGTGGAGGAGGCGTTCCTGGCGTTGGGGATCGCCCCCAAAGAGGGGAAGGAGCCGCTTTTTGCCATCCGCCGCCCAGCTGCCGATGAAGACGTCGCGGGGTTCCTCGCCCGGGAGAAGGAAGCGGTGCGGCTGGGGGACCGTACGGCGCTGATCGTGATCCCTTCCGGGTTCAGCGAAAGGGTCCTGGACGGGTTTGCCGCGCGCCGTCCGCCAGCAGCCGGGCCGAGCGGGCTCATCCAGGTCTACATGAGCGAAGGGAACGCCGCGTCGGGGTTTGCGGAAGCTCTCGTAGAGCAAGTCCTGGCAAGCCTGGACCGCGAGCTCCTCGCCCGCGCCGGCCTGTACCGGGCAGAAGACGCCGTGCCCAGCGAGATCGCGTGGGTCGGCACTAGCCGTAGGCAGATTGCATACGTGGACTTCCTCCTCCCCGGGGTGATCCTGATGGCGTTCTTCATCGGGGGCCTGTTCAGCGTTCCCGGGACGATCCTCTACGCCCGGGATCAGCGCATCCTCCGCCGGTACTGGGTGACCCCGCTCACCGTGCCCCAGTACCTTATGGGGTTCGGCCTGGGATACATGGGGATGTGCCTCCTCCAATTCGTCTCGCTTGCCCTGGTCGGGCGATTCGGGCTCGGGGCAAGCATTGAGTTCGCCCGGCCCATGGCCATCCTGTACCTCGTGTTGAGTGCGGCCACGTTTTTCTCCTTCGGGTTCCTGGTAGCGTCGCTCGCCAAGACGGCGAACGCGGGGATGGCCATCGCCAACATCCTCAACATGCCGATGATGTTCCTGAGCGGGCTATTCTTCCCGGTCGCCGACCTCCCCGTCTTCCTCAAACCCTTCCTCCACGCCAATCCCCTGGCCTACCTCGCCGAGGGGTTGCGTGCCTCGCTTGGGGTGGCGCAAGGCATCCTGCCCGTCCCGCTCACGATCGTCGTCCCGCTTGGTTGGATCGCCTTGGCCACGGGGGTAGCCGCACGCCGTCTTCGCTGGGACGTGGGACGATGA
- a CDS encoding ABC transporter ATP-binding protein, translated as MTNGYMLKVEHLRLERDGVTILRDVNLTVAPAQVFGLLGRNGCGKSSLAYALMGCGGYAPSSGRILFDGQDITHLSVTERARLGMTLAWQDPARFEGIKVKDYLALGMREPSRAAMEEALTAAGLSPLTYMERAVNDVLSGGERKRIELAAVYAMRPRLAILDEPDSGIDVLSLDAIGRLIRGLAAQGTAVLLITHRDEMVPVADVAALMCQGEILEVGDPQTVRDYYARRCQPCEAGQRMP; from the coding sequence ATGACGAACGGCTACATGCTGAAGGTGGAGCACCTGCGGCTCGAACGCGATGGGGTTACCATCCTCCGCGACGTTAACCTGACCGTGGCCCCGGCCCAGGTGTTCGGGCTCCTCGGCCGCAACGGGTGCGGGAAGTCGAGCCTGGCCTACGCCCTGATGGGCTGCGGCGGCTATGCCCCATCGTCTGGACGGATCCTGTTCGACGGCCAGGACATCACCCACCTTTCCGTCACCGAGCGGGCCCGGCTCGGGATGACCCTGGCCTGGCAGGACCCGGCCCGGTTCGAGGGGATCAAGGTCAAGGACTACCTAGCCCTGGGGATGAGGGAGCCGTCCCGGGCGGCCATGGAGGAAGCCCTGACCGCGGCCGGGCTCTCTCCCCTCACCTACATGGAGCGGGCGGTGAACGATGTGCTTTCCGGCGGGGAGCGGAAGCGGATCGAGCTCGCCGCGGTGTACGCGATGCGGCCTAGGCTCGCGATCTTGGACGAACCCGACTCCGGGATCGACGTCCTCTCCCTTGACGCCATCGGCCGCCTCATCCGCGGGCTGGCCGCCCAGGGCACCGCGGTCCTCCTCATCACCCACCGCGACGAGATGGTGCCGGTGGCCGACGTGGCGGCGTTGATGTGCCAAGGGGAGATCCTCGAGGTGGGCGATCCCCAAACGGTGCGCGACTACTACGCCCGGCGTTGCCAGCCGTGCGAGGCAGGCCAGAGGATGCCGTGA
- a CDS encoding DNA-directed RNA polymerase — translation MAYEKRKMYNVSHLGLTCADCGAKIEELPFEPKTDRPVYCQKCARQHRRNNPRILR, via the coding sequence ATGGCCTACGAAAAGCGCAAGATGTACAATGTGAGTCATTTGGGACTCACGTGTGCGGACTGTGGCGCGAAGATCGAGGAGCTCCCGTTCGAGCCCAAGACCGATCGCCCGGTCTACTGTCAGAAGTGCGCCCGACAGCATCGGCGGAACAATCCTCGCATCCTGCGGTGA
- a CDS encoding transglycosylase SLT domain-containing protein, with product MKAMLGPLLVLGTLLGLSILLAIPSASPPELAGWQALWRAQEGLPGTLPELEALAVREDGVGWQARVLAGRTHAAAGNYQAAVVHFRIALALRATSDLRQELALALEGAGRREEALAEWERLLPRREAVQAVIRLEHDPVRAASRLNGAGQYAEALALLAPLTGTPAALERARALAGLGRVKEAVVEYERYLAASSGDTGVRLAYGQALERAGEAERALAVYRALGAAGAYSAGRLLEAMGRREEAIAAYRASADPEARWRAARLLEAAGREGEALALYRELAQGTHRVRDDAALRAYLLYRRRGEAEKTGDMAKLLPSAFTWLLGTYRPPPVPTLAPNPPRTTPQAVRVADALVRHLPGEEGEAWARVELEVALKRASVADKLAIGEWFYAQGDWRSAFRIGSEVLAVHPCPRGYRLAYPLAHWDTVQRWASAYGVDPLLVLAVMREESGFSPTAVSSSDARGLMQLLPSTARWIAEEKLKGTYREADLFRPEVNIQLGTWYLGHLLGQFGGDVARAVAAYNGGPGNVQRWTAGGLPSPADLPGALVSSETREYLAKVLQSWLVYRWLYSP from the coding sequence ATGAAGGCGATGCTGGGGCCGCTTCTGGTGCTCGGGACGCTCCTCGGTCTCTCCATCCTCCTTGCCATTCCGTCCGCCTCTCCTCCGGAATTGGCGGGCTGGCAGGCCCTATGGCGGGCGCAGGAGGGCCTTCCCGGGACGCTCCCTGAGCTGGAGGCGCTGGCCGTCCGGGAGGACGGGGTGGGCTGGCAGGCCCGGGTCCTCGCGGGCCGGACCCACGCGGCCGCTGGGAACTATCAGGCCGCGGTCGTGCACTTCCGCATCGCCCTGGCCCTGCGCGCCACCTCTGACCTGCGGCAGGAGCTCGCCCTGGCCCTGGAGGGGGCCGGCCGCCGGGAGGAGGCCTTGGCGGAATGGGAACGTCTCCTTCCCCGTCGGGAGGCGGTCCAGGCGGTGATCCGCCTCGAGCACGATCCGGTGCGGGCGGCGTCGCGGCTGAACGGGGCCGGCCAGTACGCCGAGGCCCTGGCCCTCCTCGCCCCGCTCACCGGGACCCCGGCGGCGCTGGAGCGGGCGCGGGCTCTGGCCGGCCTCGGGCGGGTCAAGGAAGCGGTGGTCGAGTACGAGCGGTACCTCGCGGCCTCGTCCGGGGACACCGGGGTTCGGCTTGCCTACGGGCAGGCGCTGGAGCGGGCCGGGGAGGCGGAGCGGGCCCTGGCGGTGTACCGCGCCCTGGGCGCGGCCGGGGCCTACTCCGCCGGCCGGCTCCTGGAAGCGATGGGCCGGAGGGAGGAGGCGATCGCCGCCTACCGCGCATCCGCCGACCCCGAGGCCCGGTGGCGGGCGGCCCGGCTCCTGGAGGCCGCGGGCCGGGAAGGGGAGGCCTTGGCCCTGTACCGGGAGCTCGCCCAAGGGACGCACCGCGTCCGCGACGATGCCGCCCTGCGCGCCTACCTCCTCTACCGTCGTCGCGGCGAAGCGGAAAAGACCGGGGACATGGCGAAGCTCCTCCCGTCCGCGTTCACCTGGCTCCTCGGGACCTACCGCCCCCCGCCGGTCCCCACCCTTGCCCCCAACCCTCCCCGCACCACCCCTCAGGCGGTGCGGGTGGCGGACGCCCTGGTCCGCCATCTCCCGGGGGAGGAGGGCGAGGCCTGGGCCCGGGTGGAGCTGGAGGTGGCCCTGAAAAGGGCGTCCGTCGCGGACAAGCTCGCCATCGGAGAGTGGTTCTACGCCCAAGGGGACTGGCGCTCTGCCTTCCGGATCGGATCCGAAGTCCTGGCCGTGCACCCCTGCCCGCGGGGCTATCGCCTCGCCTATCCTTTGGCACACTGGGACACGGTTCAGCGATGGGCCAGTGCGTACGGGGTGGACCCGCTCCTTGTGCTCGCCGTGATGCGCGAGGAAAGCGGGTTTTCTCCCACCGCGGTCTCCTCGTCCGACGCCCGGGGCCTGATGCAGCTCCTCCCATCCACCGCCCGGTGGATCGCGGAGGAAAAGCTCAAGGGCACGTACCGGGAGGCAGACCTGTTCCGGCCTGAGGTCAACATCCAGCTCGGCACGTGGTACCTCGGCCATCTCCTTGGCCAGTTCGGGGGAGACGTGGCCCGGGCGGTGGCCGCGTACAACGGCGGGCCGGGGAACGTCCAGCGGTGGACTGCCGGCGGGCTTCCCTCCCCGGCCGACCTCCCCGGGGCCCTTGTATCCAGCGAGACCCGGGAGTACCTAGCCAAGGTCCTCCAGTCCTGGCTTGTGTACCGGTGGCTCTATTCCCCCTGA
- the chrA gene encoding chromate efflux transporter, translating to MGGLFLKLGTISVGGPAAHIALMEEETVERRRWLTREQFLDMVAAVNLVPGPNAAEMAIWLGHMRAGWAGFLVGGAAFILPAAFLSALLAWAYQRYGALPELHRVFALGIHPAVLGVILAAAMRLGRAALTHWSWGLWTAGALALSLIGADPVRILLGAGAAALLRRWFPQGAGGLLAVGVLPGMAGGPDVGAVALFFLKVGALLFGTGMMLYAFIERELVALGWLTPAQLIDAVAVGQMTPGPVLSSATFIGWLLAGPGGAAVATAAIFLPSFVIVAVLSPSLPRIRRWPGAREFLAGVSAAVVGVIAAVAVRLAWGMHWDVGTGILFPVGLGLLLFGRWPAWAVVLAGAMVGAVRYLAGG from the coding sequence GTGGGCGGGCTGTTCCTAAAACTGGGGACCATCTCCGTGGGCGGCCCGGCGGCCCACATCGCCCTCATGGAGGAGGAGACGGTGGAGCGCCGCCGGTGGCTCACCCGGGAGCAGTTCCTGGACATGGTGGCGGCCGTCAACCTCGTGCCCGGGCCGAATGCCGCGGAGATGGCCATCTGGCTTGGGCACATGCGGGCGGGTTGGGCCGGGTTTCTGGTGGGCGGGGCCGCGTTCATCCTTCCGGCGGCGTTCCTGTCAGCCCTCTTGGCCTGGGCCTACCAGCGGTACGGCGCCCTGCCCGAGCTCCACCGCGTGTTCGCCTTGGGGATCCACCCCGCGGTGTTGGGGGTGATCCTTGCGGCCGCGATGCGCCTCGGCAGGGCTGCTCTGACCCATTGGTCGTGGGGGTTATGGACGGCAGGGGCCCTCGCGCTGAGCCTGATCGGAGCGGATCCGGTGCGGATCTTGCTCGGCGCTGGTGCCGCCGCGCTGCTCCGGCGTTGGTTCCCCCAAGGCGCAGGGGGCCTCCTGGCGGTGGGCGTCCTGCCGGGGATGGCCGGGGGCCCCGACGTGGGAGCGGTGGCTCTCTTCTTTCTCAAAGTGGGGGCGCTGCTTTTCGGAACCGGGATGATGCTCTACGCGTTCATCGAGCGCGAGCTCGTGGCCCTCGGTTGGCTCACCCCGGCCCAGCTCATCGATGCCGTGGCCGTGGGGCAGATGACGCCGGGACCGGTGCTCTCCTCGGCCACGTTCATCGGCTGGCTCCTTGCCGGTCCAGGCGGGGCGGCCGTGGCCACGGCGGCCATCTTCCTGCCGTCGTTTGTGATCGTGGCCGTCCTCAGCCCGAGCCTCCCGCGCATTCGTCGCTGGCCGGGGGCGCGGGAGTTCCTGGCCGGGGTGTCGGCCGCGGTGGTGGGGGTGATCGCCGCGGTGGCCGTGCGCCTGGCGTGGGGGATGCATTGGGACGTGGGAACAGGCATCCTGTTCCCGGTTGGCCTGGGGCTGCTTCTGTTTGGGCGCTGGCCGGCCTGGGCGGTGGTGCTCGCCGGGGCCATGGTGGGGGCGGTGCGGTATCTCGCAGGGGGATAG
- the cysK gene encoding cysteine synthase A has translation MRVASSLIDLIGAAPLVRLSRIGRGLPGELLGKLEMRNPLGSVKDRIAWAMVRDAEERGLLGPGGIVVEPTSGNTGIGLAFVCALRGYRLVLTMPDTMSPERSRILRALGAEVVLTPGREGMAGAVAKAEELVRQLGAFMPNQFVNPANPRIHEETTAEEIWGDTEGKVDIFVAGIGTGGTITGVGRVLKRRKPGVHVVGVEPAGSPILSGGVPGRHRIQGIGAGFVPPILDRTVIDEVLTVTEEEAEEGARRLAREEGILAGISSGAALSAALRVAARPEAAGKTLVVILPDTGERYLSTGLFGGPHV, from the coding sequence ATGCGCGTTGCCAGTAGCCTGATCGACCTCATCGGGGCCGCGCCGCTCGTGCGCCTGAGCCGGATCGGGCGCGGTCTCCCCGGGGAGCTCCTGGGGAAGCTCGAGATGCGGAACCCACTCGGGAGCGTCAAGGACCGGATCGCGTGGGCGATGGTCCGCGACGCCGAGGAGCGGGGGCTGCTCGGTCCGGGAGGCATCGTGGTGGAGCCCACTTCCGGCAACACTGGGATTGGCCTGGCGTTCGTGTGCGCGCTGCGCGGGTACCGCCTCGTCCTCACCATGCCCGACACGATGTCCCCGGAACGCTCACGCATCCTCCGGGCCCTCGGGGCGGAGGTGGTGCTCACCCCGGGGAGGGAGGGGATGGCGGGGGCGGTGGCGAAGGCCGAGGAACTCGTGCGCCAGCTGGGCGCGTTCATGCCCAACCAGTTCGTCAACCCCGCCAACCCCCGCATCCACGAGGAGACCACGGCCGAGGAGATCTGGGGGGATACCGAAGGGAAGGTGGACATCTTCGTGGCCGGAATCGGCACCGGGGGGACGATCACCGGGGTGGGCCGGGTCCTCAAGCGGCGGAAGCCTGGGGTGCACGTGGTGGGGGTGGAGCCAGCCGGGTCCCCGATCCTGTCCGGTGGAGTCCCGGGGCGGCACCGGATTCAGGGGATCGGGGCGGGATTCGTGCCGCCCATCCTGGACCGCACGGTCATCGATGAGGTCCTGACCGTGACCGAGGAGGAGGCAGAGGAGGGGGCCCGGAGGCTCGCCCGGGAAGAGGGGATCCTGGCCGGGATCTCGTCCGGGGCGGCGCTGAGCGCGGCGCTGCGGGTGGCGGCCCGGCCGGAGGCCGCGGGGAAGACCCTGGTGGTGATCCTCCCCGACACCGGGGAGCGGTACCTGTCCACCGGCCTGTTCGGGGGTCCCCATGTTTAG
- a CDS encoding ABC transporter permease, translating to MNAFKELLRTQFLVFARDKMALFFTFLFPLVFILIFGFIWGGLEGNRATKLGLAVLPGAEVQVLDQVLSSRGPLDVHRYSDRAALEVDLGKRRVDFGLVWDGKMLLFLYDPTRVQENYAFQEVARGISADFDLRRQGLSSVVGVEKVHVGRAKASWFNMIVPGIMAFSILTSGLFAVSGRITYMKERKLLNRLIVTPMSPGAFLAAIAGVRLAVGYVSTLITLALAVALFNAAFQVNWPLYTAFVVAATLGTMGLGTLIALVVRRPGSASTVANIAAQIMMFLSGMYIPVELMPSFLRAVSRALPLTYMVEGMRYVTGVGDMSPTKFLGTAVGLGVLGVLLLPVLGRYVVSADRR from the coding sequence ATGAACGCCTTCAAGGAGCTCCTGCGCACGCAATTCCTCGTGTTCGCACGGGACAAGATGGCCCTGTTCTTCACGTTCCTGTTTCCCCTCGTGTTCATCCTCATCTTCGGCTTTATCTGGGGCGGGCTCGAGGGCAACCGGGCGACGAAGCTCGGCCTCGCCGTCCTCCCCGGAGCGGAGGTCCAGGTCCTGGACCAGGTGTTGTCCAGCCGAGGCCCGTTGGACGTGCACCGGTACTCGGATCGCGCGGCTCTCGAGGTGGACCTCGGGAAGCGGAGGGTCGACTTCGGGCTGGTGTGGGATGGAAAGATGCTCCTCTTCCTCTACGATCCCACGCGGGTCCAGGAAAACTACGCGTTCCAGGAAGTAGCCCGCGGGATCAGCGCCGACTTCGACCTCCGCCGGCAGGGGCTCTCCTCGGTGGTGGGGGTAGAGAAAGTGCACGTCGGGCGGGCCAAAGCCAGTTGGTTCAACATGATCGTGCCCGGGATCATGGCGTTCTCGATCCTCACAAGCGGCCTGTTCGCCGTGTCCGGGCGGATCACGTACATGAAGGAGCGGAAGCTCCTCAACCGCCTGATCGTGACCCCGATGTCGCCGGGAGCCTTTCTTGCCGCCATCGCCGGCGTGCGGCTGGCCGTGGGGTACGTCTCCACGCTCATCACGCTCGCTCTCGCGGTGGCGTTGTTCAACGCGGCGTTCCAAGTGAACTGGCCGCTCTATACAGCCTTCGTCGTGGCGGCGACCCTGGGCACGATGGGGCTCGGGACGCTGATCGCCCTCGTGGTGCGGAGACCAGGGAGCGCGAGCACCGTGGCCAACATCGCGGCGCAGATCATGATGTTCTTGTCGGGGATGTACATCCCGGTGGAGCTCATGCCGTCGTTCCTGCGGGCGGTGAGCCGCGCCCTTCCCCTCACGTACATGGTGGAGGGAATGCGGTATGTGACCGGAGTTGGGGACATGTCGCCGACGAAGTTCCTGGGCACGGCCGTTGGGCTCGGCGTCCTGGGGGTGCTCCTCCTGCCGGTGCTTGGGAGGTACGTGGTCAGCGCCGACCGGCGGTAG
- a CDS encoding SufD family Fe-S cluster assembly protein, translated as MSDFDAILKAYERSGGNPHFLRSSKVVSMVVSGNRVLGANEVRGVHLLAEELPDGVRARIVVEPGVKLPTPAHLCFGVIPKEGIQRILPVFEIGAGAAVEFVAHCTFPNAERVVHLMEGEIHVGRGASMAYRETHYHGETGGVEVAPKAHVTVDEGGRYTGEFVLTSGRVGVLRFDYAVDVAARGVAELVTKVYGYGDDQIVVQETICLNGEGARGLVKARIAVRDRATSQIIGTTEGNAPLARGHVDCVEIVRDQAVASAIPRVKVTDPRAYVTHEAAIGTVDKKELETLMARGLDEERAVDVIIRGMLQ; from the coding sequence GTGAGCGACTTCGACGCGATCCTCAAGGCGTACGAACGGTCCGGGGGGAACCCGCACTTCCTGCGCTCCTCAAAGGTGGTGAGCATGGTGGTGAGCGGGAACCGGGTGCTGGGGGCGAACGAGGTGCGCGGGGTTCACCTCCTTGCCGAGGAGCTCCCGGACGGGGTCCGGGCGCGGATCGTGGTCGAGCCGGGGGTGAAGCTTCCCACTCCGGCCCACCTCTGTTTCGGGGTGATCCCCAAGGAGGGGATCCAGCGGATCCTCCCCGTGTTCGAGATCGGGGCCGGGGCGGCGGTGGAGTTCGTGGCCCACTGCACGTTCCCCAATGCGGAGCGGGTGGTGCACCTGATGGAGGGGGAGATCCACGTGGGCCGCGGCGCGTCCATGGCCTACCGCGAGACCCACTACCACGGCGAGACCGGCGGAGTCGAGGTGGCGCCCAAGGCCCATGTGACGGTGGACGAGGGCGGCCGGTACACGGGGGAGTTCGTGCTCACCTCGGGCCGGGTGGGGGTGCTCCGGTTCGACTATGCGGTGGACGTGGCCGCCCGGGGCGTGGCCGAACTCGTCACCAAGGTCTACGGGTACGGCGACGACCAGATCGTGGTCCAGGAAACGATCTGCCTCAACGGGGAGGGGGCGCGGGGCCTGGTCAAGGCCCGCATCGCCGTGCGCGACCGGGCCACAAGCCAGATCATCGGCACCACCGAAGGAAACGCCCCGCTGGCCCGCGGCCACGTGGACTGCGTGGAGATCGTGCGCGACCAAGCGGTGGCGAGCGCGATCCCGCGGGTCAAGGTCACCGATCCTCGCGCCTACGTGACCCACGAGGCGGCGATCGGCACCGTCGACAAGAAGGAGCTGGAGACCCTGATGGCCCGGGGCCTCGATGAGGAGCGGGCGGTGGACGTGATCATCCGGGGGATGCTCCAGTAG
- a CDS encoding ABC transporter substrate-binding protein, giving the protein MVLAVLGLSLLSAVALGARQGGVLRIRAMDLQNIDPMKLLGRNDDIHVASQIFDSLVILGKDDFLPKPELATSWELVDDTTWIFHLREGAMFQDDNEVFPKGQAREVVADDVAYSIQRAKELAPNLNLASITSVRAIDRYTVLVILSQAVRQVLQGHGTDGLVGMRTGKEEELFRTVADAQHADRLPIRGPADGHEANRLRVLPGQALGAPVQLIHGQEPLVVRDITQHGIQFHVRPFHERENGPV; this is encoded by the coding sequence ATGGTTCTTGCGGTTCTCGGTTTGAGCTTGCTGTCCGCGGTGGCCCTTGGCGCGCGTCAGGGCGGCGTGCTGCGGATTAGGGCCATGGACCTCCAGAACATCGACCCAATGAAGCTGCTCGGGCGCAACGACGACATCCACGTGGCCAGCCAGATCTTCGACTCGCTGGTGATCTTGGGCAAGGACGACTTCCTACCTAAGCCCGAGCTGGCTACGAGCTGGGAGCTGGTGGACGACACGACCTGGATCTTCCACCTGCGCGAGGGGGCGATGTTCCAGGACGACAACGAGGTGTTCCCCAAGGGGCAGGCCCGGGAGGTAGTGGCCGACGATGTGGCGTACTCCATCCAAAGGGCCAAGGAGTTGGCCCCGAACCTCAACCTGGCGAGCATCACCAGCGTCCGCGCCATCGATCGGTACACGGTGCTGGTCATCCTCAGCCAGGCGGTGCGACAGGTACTCCAAGGTCATGGCACCGATGGGCTCGTTGGGATGCGGACAGGCAAAGAAGAGGAGTTGTTCCGGACCGTGGCCGATGCGCAGCATGCGGATCGTCTCCCCATCCGTGGACCGGCCGATGGGCACGAGGCGAACCGTCTGCGGGTGCTGCCGGGCCAGGCGCTCGGCGCTCCCGTTCAACTCATCCACGGTCAGGAACCGCTTGTAGTCCGGGACATCACGCAGCACGGGATTCAGTTTCATGTTCGCCCCTTCCATGAGCGTGAGAATGGCCCAGTCTAA
- a CDS encoding cation diffusion facilitator family transporter, with protein MEHRLAIALVLTGLVCAAEVVGGLLTGSLALLSDAAHVFLDAFALGLSYAALRLAARPPDDRHTYGFHRLQVLAALVNGATLAVVALGIFREAWARLREPGPVLAGPMLAVAAAGLAANLAVAWMLRKHEKQDLNVHSAFLHVLGDILGSVGAIAAGVVILTTGWIPVDPMVSVLIGLVILVGAWRVLRRSVHILAEGVPEGLSATAVGAAMAQVPGVAEVHDLHVWAVGPGYAALSAHIVLADQALSETQAVMQELKRVLADEFGIQHTTIQFECPSCGQGTLACLGPGGHPR; from the coding sequence ATGGAGCACCGGCTCGCGATCGCCCTCGTCCTGACCGGCCTCGTGTGCGCCGCGGAGGTGGTGGGCGGGCTCCTCACCGGCAGCCTGGCCCTCCTCTCCGACGCCGCGCACGTGTTCCTCGATGCATTCGCCCTGGGCCTGAGCTACGCCGCCCTGCGGCTGGCGGCCCGCCCTCCGGACGACCGGCACACCTACGGGTTCCACCGCCTCCAGGTCCTGGCGGCGTTGGTCAACGGGGCGACGCTCGCGGTGGTGGCACTGGGGATCTTCCGCGAGGCGTGGGCCCGGCTGCGGGAGCCTGGCCCGGTCCTGGCCGGGCCGATGCTCGCCGTGGCCGCGGCCGGCTTGGCCGCCAACCTGGCCGTAGCTTGGATGCTGCGCAAACACGAGAAACAGGATCTGAACGTGCACAGCGCCTTCCTGCACGTGCTCGGGGATATCCTCGGCTCGGTGGGGGCGATCGCCGCCGGGGTGGTGATCCTCACCACCGGGTGGATCCCGGTCGACCCGATGGTAAGCGTCCTGATAGGGCTGGTGATCCTGGTCGGGGCATGGCGGGTGCTGCGGCGGTCGGTGCACATCCTGGCCGAAGGGGTGCCGGAGGGCCTGTCGGCGACGGCGGTGGGAGCGGCGATGGCCCAGGTGCCCGGGGTGGCCGAGGTGCACGACCTCCACGTGTGGGCGGTGGGGCCGGGATACGCCGCCCTGAGCGCCCACATCGTGCTCGCCGACCAAGCCCTAAGCGAGACCCAGGCGGTGATGCAGGAGCTCAAGCGAGTTCTGGCGGATGAGTTCGGGATCCAGCACACCACGATCCAGTTCGAGTGCCCAAGCTGCGGCCAGGGGACGCTGGCCTGCCTCGGCCCTGGCGGCCACCCACGGTGA
- a CDS encoding ABC transporter ATP-binding protein gives MTQESQALLKVRDLRKTYGAVRAVDGISFSVPQGSVFTILGPNGAGKTTTLEILAGIREPDSGEIEVFGTRVRRVTPAMKQRMGVLLQEGGFEPYLRVREVLALFASFFDRALPVDEVLARVALEDKAGALVRDLSGGQKQRLALGVALINDPDLVFLDEPTTGLDPQARRNMWAVIDDLKERGKTIILTTHYMEEAEALSDHVCIMDHGRVIAQGSPRELAASLGQDTIIEFDAPDLPPPAREGLGACGVQVQADGNLVTLKSADLAATMERLLSWSRKHQMPLRNMAVRQPNLEDVFLSLTGRRLRE, from the coding sequence ATGACACAGGAAAGCCAGGCGCTGCTCAAGGTGCGAGACCTGAGGAAGACCTACGGTGCGGTGCGGGCCGTGGACGGGATCTCGTTCTCTGTCCCGCAAGGATCGGTGTTCACCATCCTCGGCCCGAACGGGGCCGGGAAGACCACGACCCTGGAGATCCTGGCGGGGATCCGCGAACCCGACAGCGGGGAGATCGAGGTATTTGGGACGCGGGTCCGGCGGGTGACCCCGGCGATGAAGCAGCGGATGGGGGTCCTCCTCCAGGAGGGCGGGTTCGAGCCGTACCTTAGGGTGCGCGAGGTGCTGGCCTTGTTCGCCTCGTTCTTCGACCGGGCCCTTCCGGTGGACGAGGTGCTCGCCCGCGTCGCCCTCGAGGACAAGGCTGGGGCACTCGTGCGGGATCTGTCGGGCGGGCAGAAGCAGCGGCTGGCCCTCGGCGTGGCCCTCATCAACGACCCAGATCTCGTGTTCCTGGACGAGCCCACCACCGGCCTTGACCCCCAGGCCCGCCGCAACATGTGGGCGGTCATCGATGACCTCAAGGAGAGAGGGAAGACGATCATCCTCACCACCCACTACATGGAGGAGGCGGAGGCCCTGTCCGACCACGTGTGCATCATGGACCACGGCCGCGTCATCGCCCAAGGGTCCCCACGGGAGCTCGCGGCGAGCCTCGGGCAGGACACGATCATCGAGTTCGACGCCCCTGACCTTCCACCCCCGGCCCGCGAAGGGCTTGGCGCTTGCGGTGTACAAGTCCAGGCCGACGGCAACCTGGTGACCCTCAAGTCGGCCGACCTGGCGGCGACGATGGAGCGGCTCCTTTCGTGGTCCCGCAAGCACCAGATGCCGCTGCGGAACATGGCCGTGCGGCAGCCCAACCTGGAGGACGTGTTCCTCTCCCTCACCGGCCGGAGGCTGCGCGAGTGA